From one Marinobacter sp. LV10MA510-1 genomic stretch:
- a CDS encoding cold-shock protein has protein sequence MSTTTGTVKFFNEAKGFGFITREGGPDVFVHYSAIQGGGFKTLAEGQQVEFTVTQGQKGPQAENVVPL, from the coding sequence ATGTCTACTACTACCGGTACTGTTAAGTTCTTCAACGAAGCAAAAGGATTTGGTTTCATCACTCGTGAAGGCGGCCCCGACGTATTCGTTCACTACAGCGCTATTCAGGGCGGCGGTTTCAAGACTCTGGCAGAAGGCCAGCAAGTCGAGTTCACCGTTACCCAGGGCCAGAAAGGTCCTCAAGCGGAAAACGTTGTACCTCTGTAA
- the phoR gene encoding phosphate regulon sensor histidine kinase PhoR produces MQQNWSQYLRLLIALLGLSLLLGWLVGFPLYGLLAGLMLYLGWTLAQTKRLLRWLAQPDTASEAPDSVGLWGGIFDGLNKLQKQHIKHRSALQERLQRVQQSANAMRDGVVMTDSRGTLEWWNGSAGYLLNLRNGTDQGQLIQNLIRLPAFIHYFEQKQYQQPLELNAPARPHLRLQIQISLFGDNDRLLLIKDVTRLHQLEQMRRDFVSNLSHEMRTPLTVISGYLETLGDHSDEVPANWQRAVFTMADQSARMEALIADLILLSKIETGDGNLHESIVDAGALLRQVCDDANALSGDKQHRIELTIDGPTQIRGDLSQLRSAVSNLVFNAVKYTPAQGQIRVRWIAGEQGPLLTVEDNGIGIDPSHLPRLTERFYRADPSRHKDTGGTGLGLAIVKHVLLNHDGQLLISSSLDKGSTFRCQFPAERVVASTASEVQPLESGQ; encoded by the coding sequence ATGCAACAAAACTGGTCGCAATATCTGCGCCTGTTGATTGCCCTGCTGGGCCTGAGCTTGCTACTGGGTTGGCTGGTGGGCTTTCCACTTTACGGTTTGCTGGCCGGCTTGATGCTGTACCTGGGCTGGACCCTGGCGCAAACAAAACGCCTGCTGCGCTGGCTGGCGCAGCCGGACACCGCCAGCGAAGCGCCAGACAGCGTTGGCCTGTGGGGCGGTATTTTTGACGGCCTGAACAAACTCCAGAAACAGCACATCAAACACCGCTCTGCGCTGCAAGAGCGCCTTCAGCGGGTGCAGCAATCCGCCAATGCCATGCGCGATGGCGTAGTGATGACCGATTCCCGCGGCACTCTGGAGTGGTGGAACGGCAGCGCCGGTTACCTGCTCAATCTGCGTAACGGCACCGACCAGGGCCAGCTGATTCAGAACCTGATTCGCCTGCCCGCATTCATTCATTATTTTGAACAAAAGCAATATCAGCAACCATTGGAACTAAACGCACCAGCCCGCCCCCACCTGCGCCTGCAAATCCAGATCAGCCTGTTTGGCGACAACGACCGCCTGCTGCTGATCAAAGACGTTACCCGCCTGCATCAACTGGAACAGATGCGTCGGGATTTCGTCAGCAACTTGTCCCACGAAATGCGCACACCGCTGACCGTTATCAGCGGTTACCTGGAAACCCTCGGTGACCACAGCGATGAAGTGCCGGCCAACTGGCAGCGCGCCGTTTTTACCATGGCAGACCAATCGGCACGCATGGAAGCGTTGATTGCCGACTTGATTCTGCTGTCAAAAATTGAAACCGGCGACGGCAATCTGCACGAAAGCATCGTTGATGCAGGTGCTCTGCTGCGACAGGTTTGCGATGACGCAAACGCCCTAAGCGGCGACAAGCAGCATCGAATTGAGCTGACAATCGACGGCCCGACGCAAATACGCGGCGACTTGTCTCAGTTGCGAAGCGCGGTCTCTAATCTGGTTTTTAACGCGGTGAAGTACACTCCCGCACAAGGCCAGATTCGCGTTCGCTGGATCGCCGGCGAACAAGGCCCGCTGCTAACGGTGGAAGACAACGGCATAGGTATAGACCCAAGCCACCTCCCGCGATTGACAGAACGCTTCTATCGCGCTGACCCCAGTCGCCACAAAGACACCGGCGGCACGGGGCTGGGCCTGGCTATTGTTAAACACGTGCTGTTGAACCACGACGGGCAACTGCTGATCAGCAGCAGCTTGGATAAAGGCAGTACCTTTCGTTGCCAATTTCCCGCGGAGCGGGTTGTTGCTAGCACTGCTAGCGAGGTGCAGCCGCTCGAAAGCGGGCAATGA
- a CDS encoding lytic murein transglycosylase, producing MSVFISRFFRPAATALCAGILATLPLGASANIADKATDQPATVNNFETCKADLQQQAIAAGVSAETARSVLAGAEYLERVIELDRRQPEFTTPFADYLNRRVNDTRIDKGRQLLIEHADLLQRVTNETGVPAAYLLSFWGLETNYGSYFGKMSVPSSLATLACDERRKTFFTRQLIAALQIVDEGAISPEQMEGSWAGAMGHVQFMPTVFLQHAVDADGDGRRDLWNSLPDALMSAGQFLQSMGWDGDYRWGREVQLPNNFNFALADGRRKSLEQWNQLGVTDASGGPLAQEAIDAAIIVPAGHQGPAFLAYHNFKVIMGWNRSEFYAIAVGHLADRIAGAGGLQNPPPVDAPTLSRDNIMQLQQQLEQRGYSAGTPDGIMGPATRAAIRQYQIANGLVADGYPGPQVLRVLQVTPAL from the coding sequence GTGTCTGTCTTCATTTCACGCTTTTTTCGCCCGGCCGCCACGGCCCTGTGTGCCGGCATCCTGGCCACCCTGCCGCTGGGTGCTAGCGCCAACATTGCCGATAAGGCGACAGACCAGCCTGCTACGGTCAACAATTTTGAGACCTGTAAAGCAGACTTGCAGCAGCAGGCCATAGCCGCTGGCGTTAGCGCTGAAACCGCGCGCAGCGTGTTGGCTGGCGCGGAATATCTGGAACGGGTGATTGAGCTGGACCGGCGCCAGCCGGAATTCACCACGCCCTTTGCTGACTATTTGAACCGCCGGGTAAACGACACTCGCATCGACAAGGGCCGTCAGCTATTAATAGAGCACGCCGATCTACTGCAACGAGTGACCAATGAAACCGGCGTGCCCGCCGCCTATTTATTGTCGTTCTGGGGCCTGGAAACCAACTACGGCAGCTATTTTGGCAAAATGTCGGTGCCCAGCTCCCTGGCAACACTGGCCTGTGACGAACGCCGCAAAACCTTTTTTACCCGCCAGCTGATTGCTGCCCTGCAGATTGTTGACGAAGGCGCCATTAGCCCCGAGCAAATGGAAGGCTCCTGGGCCGGTGCTATGGGCCACGTGCAATTTATGCCTACGGTCTTCCTTCAGCACGCCGTCGACGCAGACGGCGATGGCCGCCGTGACCTGTGGAACAGTTTACCAGACGCGCTAATGTCAGCCGGGCAATTTTTGCAGTCTATGGGATGGGATGGCGACTACCGCTGGGGCCGTGAAGTACAGCTACCCAATAACTTTAACTTTGCCCTTGCCGATGGCCGCCGCAAATCTCTGGAGCAATGGAACCAGCTTGGCGTTACCGACGCATCAGGCGGCCCCCTGGCCCAAGAAGCCATTGATGCCGCAATCATTGTGCCCGCCGGCCACCAGGGCCCGGCGTTTCTGGCTTATCACAACTTCAAAGTGATTATGGGCTGGAACCGCTCGGAATTTTACGCCATCGCTGTTGGCCACCTGGCCGACCGTATTGCCGGTGCAGGCGGGTTACAGAATCCGCCACCGGTAGATGCGCCCACGCTGTCCCGCGACAACATCATGCAGCTACAGCAGCAGCTGGAACAGCGTGGATATTCCGCCGGCACGCCAGACGGCATTATGGGCCCGGCCACCCGCGCCGCTATTCGCCAGTACCAGATCGCCAACGGACTGGTCGCCGACGGCTATCCGGGGCCTCAGGTTTTACGAGTTCTGCAGGTGACGCCGGCGCTTTGA
- a CDS encoding pseudouridine synthase has translation MRLDQFIATSSDLSRKEAKHAIAAGDVQVNGALWKNSAAAVPANAEVLLQGEPVALPAERYLMLNKPAGYISATRDNDQPTALDLLPAELTRNLHIAGRLDADTTGLLLLTTDGQWSHRVTSPRVECTKTYQVALSEPISHTAIAALETGVMLRNDTKPTKPAQVKVLQSQLIELTISEGRYHQVKRMMAAVGNHVTTLHRSRIGGVTLDSALAAGEHRFLTSAEIASFT, from the coding sequence ATGCGCCTCGATCAATTTATTGCCACTAGCTCAGACCTTTCACGCAAAGAAGCAAAGCATGCCATAGCCGCTGGTGACGTTCAGGTAAACGGCGCCCTGTGGAAGAATTCGGCCGCCGCCGTTCCGGCCAACGCTGAGGTTTTGCTGCAAGGAGAACCCGTTGCCCTACCTGCTGAGCGCTACTTGATGCTCAACAAGCCCGCAGGATATATCAGCGCCACCCGCGACAATGACCAGCCCACAGCGCTGGATCTTCTGCCGGCAGAGCTGACCCGCAATCTTCATATTGCCGGCCGCCTGGACGCAGACACTACCGGTTTGCTGCTGCTGACAACCGATGGTCAGTGGTCGCACCGGGTCACCTCGCCAAGAGTGGAGTGCACGAAAACTTATCAGGTGGCTTTGAGCGAGCCGATTTCACACACGGCCATTGCGGCACTGGAAACCGGCGTGATGCTTCGTAACGACACTAAGCCGACAAAGCCCGCTCAGGTGAAGGTGCTGCAGTCACAGCTCATAGAGCTGACTATTTCTGAAGGCCGCTACCACCAGGTCAAACGTATGATGGCCGCCGTTGGTAATCACGTCACGACTTTGCACCGCAGCCGCATTGGCGGGGTAACGCTGGATTCGGCACTGGCCGCTGGTGAGCATCGCTTTTTAACCAGCGCCGAAATCGCCAGTTTTACCTAG
- a CDS encoding response regulator produces MAMLTALVVDDASFVRDLIKRAVRQQFPVIEAIDAADGKKAQSLMLRTTFDLILCDWEMPEMSGLELLQWMRQQPQYAKVPFIMITSRGDKSHVVEAIQQGVSEYLGKPFSPDGLGKKIRKVMGQTLAQAMASSGKAPAVQADALAQSASLLTRKTESPAASTTPAEPATVVAAANSPQRQPAAKAGALMNMATVRFADHTLQSVVKDINLNEVRVIARRDQQFPGILDQAVVDIEISETEVARLNGYVHQLHAVDKRQDTDFVSATIRFVDEDPKKMEDLSRFIARFRAAAPR; encoded by the coding sequence ATGGCGATGCTGACAGCACTGGTAGTGGATGACGCCAGCTTTGTAAGGGACCTGATCAAGCGTGCTGTCAGGCAGCAGTTTCCTGTTATTGAAGCCATCGATGCAGCCGACGGTAAAAAAGCGCAGTCGCTGATGTTGCGCACCACTTTTGATTTGATTCTCTGCGACTGGGAAATGCCGGAAATGTCAGGGCTGGAACTGCTGCAATGGATGCGTCAGCAGCCCCAGTACGCCAAAGTGCCGTTTATTATGATTACCAGCCGTGGCGACAAAAGCCACGTGGTCGAAGCCATACAGCAGGGCGTATCGGAATATCTGGGCAAACCTTTCAGCCCTGACGGTCTGGGTAAAAAAATCCGTAAAGTGATGGGGCAAACGCTGGCGCAGGCCATGGCAAGCTCTGGCAAGGCGCCTGCGGTTCAGGCCGATGCCCTGGCACAGTCGGCCTCCCTGTTGACCCGTAAAACAGAGTCCCCGGCTGCTTCTACAACGCCTGCGGAGCCGGCCACTGTTGTGGCAGCTGCGAATTCGCCCCAGCGCCAGCCAGCTGCAAAGGCAGGCGCGTTGATGAATATGGCCACCGTGCGTTTTGCTGACCACACCCTGCAGTCGGTGGTAAAAGACATCAATCTTAACGAAGTGCGGGTGATTGCCCGCCGCGACCAGCAGTTTCCAGGCATTCTGGACCAAGCGGTGGTGGATATTGAAATCTCGGAAACCGAAGTGGCGCGGCTAAACGGATACGTGCACCAACTTCACGCGGTCGACAAACGCCAGGACACCGACTTTGTTAGTGCCACTATCCGCTTTGTAGACGAAGACCCGAAAAAAATGGAAGACCTGTCACGCTTCATTGCCCGCTTTCGAGCGGCTGCACCTCGCTAG
- the phoB gene encoding phosphate regulon transcriptional regulator PhoB: MSEKTILIVDDESAIREMVTMALEMAGYNCLQAADARAAHSLIVDKRPDLILLDWMLPDTSGIELARRLKKDDTTAAIPVIMLTAKVEEDNKILGLESGADDYITKPFSPRELLARLKAVLRRSTPAGVDSTLEVGGLTLDPLSHRVSSHTGRLQLGPTEYRLLQFFMSHQDRVYSRSQLLDQVWGANVYLDERTVDVHIRRLRKALGTHHDHLIQTVRGAGYRFSANSG, encoded by the coding sequence ATGTCCGAAAAAACCATTCTGATTGTGGACGACGAGTCTGCCATTCGTGAAATGGTCACTATGGCCCTGGAAATGGCCGGCTATAACTGTCTGCAAGCCGCCGACGCACGGGCCGCCCACAGCCTGATTGTCGACAAGCGCCCGGATCTGATTTTGTTGGACTGGATGCTACCGGACACCAGCGGTATCGAACTGGCCCGACGGCTGAAAAAAGACGACACTACTGCGGCAATTCCCGTCATAATGTTGACCGCAAAAGTCGAAGAAGATAACAAAATACTGGGCCTTGAATCCGGCGCCGACGACTATATCACCAAGCCATTCAGCCCGCGGGAGCTGTTGGCACGGCTGAAAGCCGTGCTGCGACGCAGCACACCCGCCGGTGTTGACAGTACGCTGGAAGTCGGCGGCCTGACTCTGGACCCGCTCAGCCACCGGGTCAGTAGCCACACCGGACGGCTGCAACTGGGGCCCACAGAATACAGACTGCTGCAGTTTTTCATGAGCCATCAGGACCGGGTGTACAGCCGCAGCCAGCTGCTGGATCAGGTTTGGGGCGCTAACGTGTATCTGGACGAACGCACCGTAGACGTCCACATCCGCAGGCTACGCAAAGCGCTTGGCACCCATCACGACCATCTGATACAAACCGTTCGCGGTGCCGGCTATCGATTTTCCGCAAACTCCGGCTAA
- a CDS encoding metal-dependent hydrolase, protein MDSITQVALGASIAGLIAGKTLGRSVLLTGALLGTLPDMDVLIDYGSAVANFTQHRGFSHSLFVLAPLSLLLATLFWHWKPQLGFPRWLLLTALVLLTHPILDTFTTYGTQLFWPLGRPLAISSVFIIDPLYTLPLLAGCAAFLLRPKAVRAIAAGLVLSTGYLGWSLAAQQVIIERVQPALAEAGFADAKLLVQPMPFNTVLWRATAITDQQRVEIVTGFLDGDSPLTLEYFPRQPALVNSVAQLPETHRLEWFTRGFLDYQARDGEITATDVRLGIPGAHPFTFVLANEQGGILKPGNGEQAPRPAFNSAAMPLLWGRITGAIPVLCLASLATPAPGQEC, encoded by the coding sequence ATGGACTCAATCACTCAGGTAGCTCTTGGCGCTTCCATCGCAGGCCTGATAGCCGGTAAAACACTCGGGCGATCGGTTCTGCTGACCGGCGCGCTGTTAGGCACGCTTCCCGATATGGATGTGCTGATTGATTATGGCTCGGCCGTCGCCAACTTTACCCAGCACCGGGGCTTTAGCCACTCTCTTTTTGTGCTTGCGCCCCTGTCGCTGCTGCTTGCAACTCTGTTCTGGCACTGGAAGCCACAACTGGGGTTCCCTCGCTGGTTGTTACTAACGGCACTGGTGTTGCTGACGCACCCTATTCTGGACACCTTTACCACCTACGGCACACAGCTGTTCTGGCCCCTGGGCCGGCCGCTGGCCATCAGCAGTGTGTTCATTATCGACCCTCTTTATACACTGCCGCTACTGGCCGGCTGCGCCGCATTTCTGCTGCGGCCTAAGGCGGTGCGCGCTATTGCCGCTGGCCTGGTGCTGTCCACCGGGTATCTCGGCTGGTCGTTGGCAGCTCAGCAGGTCATCATCGAACGCGTGCAACCGGCCCTGGCCGAAGCCGGCTTTGCCGACGCCAAACTTCTGGTGCAACCTATGCCCTTCAACACGGTGCTTTGGCGCGCCACCGCGATCACCGACCAGCAGCGGGTTGAAATCGTGACCGGCTTTCTGGATGGCGACAGCCCCTTAACCCTTGAATATTTCCCGCGCCAGCCGGCGCTTGTCAACTCTGTTGCGCAATTGCCCGAAACCCACCGCCTGGAATGGTTTACCCGGGGGTTTCTTGACTACCAAGCGCGCGACGGTGAAATCACCGCTACCGATGTACGCTTGGGTATTCCCGGGGCGCATCCGTTTACGTTTGTTCTCGCCAATGAACAGGGTGGCATACTCAAACCCGGCAATGGCGAACAGGCACCCCGGCCCGCCTTCAACAGCGCTGCAATGCCCTTGCTGTGGGGCCGCATAACCGGCGCTATCCCGGTTCTTTGTCTTGCCAGCCTTGCCACGCCAGCGCCCGGCCAGGAGTGTTGA
- a CDS encoding xylulose 5-phosphate 3-epimerase translates to MSAPDLNNDSLTDTLIDTSIATLTGNAQDAYNYWRAGYGVISHGDLLCSRVLHSARQLVHRKLQPNLETVFHHLAALDRLVSAGMWQVVHMTYTNRVCLNGKALAADDFKPKPEGHTGGALNMVPAYAAYLTTNSLTGKTRSWLMGQGHCVAAVDALNVLTGNLHPEQQQAYGGADGLTQLARDFYSYRQNPDGSNVAPLGSHVNPYTAGGIIEGGYLGFAELQYAHMPLPGESLVAFLSDGAAEEQRGSDWIPRWWRAEDCGLIMPIMIANGRRIEQRTELGTREGLERFEEHLSARGFAPFRFDGRDPAAFVCAMLDMEWALEEQAEAVLSGQQNYPARIPYGIAETVKGFGFYGAGENAAHNLPLPGNPRVDARIRELFHQHTAPLHVELDELTAALRTLNRHQDQKRPLERDHPLALRNPPEPVIPTLAPVQQAASPMTAINDFFCALVEANPTLRPRVGNPDELASNRLEGVLHLLKHRVNEPENDSESVLGGVITVLNEEAVVSACLANKAGLNLVASYEAFCVKMLGAIRQELIFARHQAAVGRPARWLGLPVVATSHTWENGKNEQSHQDTTFCESLLGEMSDVSRVVFPADYNSTLALMPGIYRSRGRITCMVVPKRERPCVFNTAEAALLARQGAIVIDEDTGGREPVMLIANGAYQLSETIRACERLRDSGAAFRLVYVQEPGRLRQPRDAQEAAVCMNELEREQLFPGRLSRRVALTHMRPEVFRGHLHTLFPAPATSRVLGYRNHGGTLTEAGMLFTNGCSWAHALAACASVMALPPGEWLSSAELAAVEGRGDPAVITR, encoded by the coding sequence ATGTCTGCGCCCGACCTAAACAACGATTCTCTGACTGACACTCTAATTGACACTTCGATTGCCACTCTGACTGGCAACGCGCAAGACGCATACAACTACTGGCGCGCCGGCTATGGCGTTATCAGCCACGGTGACCTGCTGTGTTCAAGGGTTCTGCACTCAGCGCGGCAGTTGGTCCATCGCAAGCTACAGCCAAATCTGGAAACCGTATTCCATCACCTGGCCGCTCTCGACAGACTTGTCAGTGCAGGCATGTGGCAAGTCGTGCACATGACCTACACCAACCGGGTATGCTTGAACGGCAAGGCCCTGGCGGCGGATGACTTCAAACCCAAACCGGAAGGCCACACCGGCGGTGCGCTGAATATGGTGCCCGCTTACGCCGCCTACCTGACTACTAATAGCCTAACCGGAAAAACCCGCAGCTGGCTGATGGGCCAGGGCCACTGCGTGGCAGCTGTTGACGCCCTGAATGTTCTGACCGGCAACCTGCATCCGGAACAACAGCAGGCCTATGGCGGGGCCGATGGCCTGACACAGCTAGCCCGGGACTTTTACAGTTACCGCCAGAACCCCGATGGCAGCAACGTGGCGCCCCTGGGCAGCCACGTTAACCCTTACACCGCCGGCGGCATTATCGAAGGCGGCTATTTGGGCTTTGCCGAGCTGCAATACGCGCACATGCCCTTACCTGGCGAATCTCTGGTAGCGTTTTTGTCGGACGGTGCCGCTGAAGAGCAGCGCGGCAGCGACTGGATTCCGCGCTGGTGGCGCGCTGAAGACTGCGGCTTGATCATGCCCATCATGATTGCCAACGGCCGGCGCATTGAGCAGCGTACCGAACTGGGTACCCGCGAAGGCCTGGAGCGCTTTGAAGAACATCTGTCCGCCCGCGGCTTTGCACCCTTCCGCTTTGACGGTCGCGACCCTGCCGCATTTGTGTGCGCCATGCTGGATATGGAATGGGCGCTGGAAGAACAGGCCGAAGCCGTATTGAGTGGTCAGCAGAACTATCCCGCACGGATTCCCTACGGCATTGCCGAAACCGTCAAAGGCTTCGGTTTTTACGGCGCGGGCGAAAATGCTGCACATAATTTGCCGCTGCCGGGCAACCCACGGGTTGACGCACGCATACGCGAGCTGTTTCATCAACACACCGCGCCGCTGCACGTTGAGCTAGACGAACTGACCGCCGCACTGCGCACGCTGAACCGCCATCAGGATCAGAAACGGCCGCTGGAACGGGACCACCCTCTGGCCCTGCGCAATCCGCCGGAGCCGGTGATTCCAACGTTGGCGCCGGTACAGCAGGCGGCATCGCCGATGACTGCTATTAACGATTTCTTCTGTGCCCTGGTTGAGGCCAACCCGACATTAAGGCCCCGCGTGGGCAACCCGGACGAGCTTGCCAGCAATCGCCTGGAAGGCGTATTGCACCTGTTAAAACACCGGGTGAACGAACCGGAAAACGACAGCGAATCCGTTCTGGGCGGGGTTATTACCGTGCTGAATGAAGAGGCCGTGGTTTCTGCTTGCCTGGCCAACAAGGCCGGCCTCAACCTGGTGGCCAGTTACGAAGCCTTTTGCGTAAAAATGCTCGGAGCCATCCGCCAGGAACTGATATTCGCCCGTCATCAAGCCGCAGTAGGGCGCCCTGCGCGCTGGCTTGGCCTGCCCGTGGTAGCAACGTCCCACACCTGGGAAAACGGCAAGAACGAACAATCCCATCAAGACACAACCTTCTGTGAAAGCTTATTAGGGGAAATGAGTGATGTGTCCCGCGTGGTGTTCCCCGCTGACTACAACAGCACCCTGGCGCTGATGCCCGGCATTTATCGCAGCCGCGGTCGCATTACCTGCATGGTTGTGCCAAAGCGCGAGCGGCCGTGTGTGTTCAACACCGCCGAAGCGGCGCTGCTGGCGCGCCAGGGAGCGATTGTGATTGATGAAGACACTGGCGGGCGCGAGCCGGTTATGCTGATTGCGAATGGCGCCTACCAGCTGTCAGAAACCATCCGTGCGTGCGAACGGTTGCGCGACAGCGGTGCAGCCTTCCGCCTGGTGTACGTTCAGGAACCAGGGCGCCTGCGCCAGCCCCGCGACGCCCAGGAAGCCGCTGTGTGTATGAATGAACTGGAACGTGAACAGTTATTCCCGGGCCGACTGAGCCGCCGGGTCGCACTCACGCACATGCGCCCGGAAGTGTTCCGTGGCCATTTACACACGCTGTTTCCGGCACCGGCAACATCACGGGTGTTGGGTTACCGCAACCATGGCGGCACGCTGACCGAAGCCGGCATGCTGTTTACCAATGGCTGTTCCTGGGCCCACGCCCTGGCGGCTTGCGCCAGCGTAATGGCATTGCCACCCGGCGAGTGGTTATCCAGCGCGGAACTGGCGGCGGTAGAGGGCCGTGGTGACCCCGCGGTTATCACCCGCTAA